One genomic window of Musa acuminata AAA Group cultivar baxijiao unplaced genomic scaffold, Cavendish_Baxijiao_AAA HiC_scaffold_1137, whole genome shotgun sequence includes the following:
- the LOC135671070 gene encoding gamma-tubulin complex component 3-like, translated as MDHPKTLDLVKELVLRLLSAVDSPSSDAIDELPRALRFAHRLLSSRMAPSLAPDELVLAETIKRQLAACGRSSDALAFSDLRTKLSARSSAPGSIRNRWALLYLLKSLSDARRREPLLPSSTTTGLPALPLNPQLTHQSPLAAKKTLPPSCGILLVSKDPDNIREIALREYGDVVMDETEVSESALVRDILFVSQGIDGRYVRFDKVSDRYEPPDLLKLPRSMRTMVCKLSELGWLFRKVRGYITESMSCFPAEEVGTVGQAFCSALQDELSDYYKLLAVLESHSLNPIPTPGSVSGVTVNYLSLRRLAVWLAEPMVRMRLMAVLVDGCRSLRGGAMAGAIHERAQHGDPLVQEFMGCLLRRVCSPLFEMVRSWVLEGELEDTFAEFFIHGQAVKAESLWREGYQIQSAMLPSFISPALAQRILRTGKSINFLRACCEDNGWATAAAEAAAHVGTTTRRGGLVYGEPNALEALVVEAAKRIDRHLMDVIHKRYRFKDHCLAIKRYLLLGQGDFVQYLMDIIGPELSEPANTISSFHLSGLLEMAIRASNAQYDDWDILDHLKVKMMEHGDGNRGWDVFSLEYDATVPLDTVFTASVMKKYLKIFNFLWKLKRVEHALIGIWKMMKPNSIISCIYTEEGAAVKAQFVAVLRRCQVLWNEMNHFVTNFQYYIMFEVLEVSWAHFSEEMDAAKDLDDLLAAHDKYLNSIVEKSLLGEQSQGLIRILFVLFDLILRLRTHAERWFESIFQLQLRGKSKLKTKLKEPGSYPDVGRKAIMQLAGEFLQRMGEDLDKIAKEYSASLDAFISQLPMQQHVDLKFLLFRLDFTEFYSRLSPSK; from the exons ATGGACCATCCCAAAACCCTCGATCTCGTCAAGGAGCTTGTCCTCCGCCTCCTCTCTGCTGTCGATTCTCCCTCTTCCGACGCCATCGATGAGCTTCCCCGAGCCCTACGCTTCGCTCATCGCCTCCTTTCCAGCCGCATGGCACCTTCCCTCGCTCCGGATGAGCTCGTACTTGCCGAGACAATCAAGCGCCAGCTCGCCGCCTGCGGTCGCTCCTCCGACGCCCTGGCTTTCTCCGACCTCCGCACCAAGCTCTCGGCCCGCTCCTCCGCTCCCGGATCCATCCGTAACCGTTGGGCCCTCCTCTACCTCCTCAAATCCCTGTCCGACGCCCGCCGCCGCGAACCCCTCCTCCCGTCTTCAACGACGACCGGCCTCCCTGCCCTCCCCCTCAACCCTCAGCTGACCCACCAATCGCCTCTTGCCGCCAAAAAAACCCTACCCCCGTCCTGCGGCATCCTCCTCGTCTCCAAGGATCCAGATAACATTCGTGAGATCGCACTCCGAGAGTACGGTGATGTAGTCATGGACGAGACTGAGGTCTCGGAATCGGCCCTCGTGAGGGATATCCTCTTTGTTTCCCAGGGTATCGATGGGCGGTATGTGAGGTTCGATAAGGTGTCAGACCGCTATGAACCTCCGGATTTGCTGAAGCTGCCAAGATCCATGAGAACGATGGTCTGCAAGCTCTCTGAACTCGGATGGCTCTTCCGGAAAGTCAGGGGTTATATCACTGAGAGCATGAGCTGCTTTCCTGCTGAGGAGGTTGGTACAGTCGGCCAGGCCTTCTGCTCTGCTCTCCAGGATGAGCTTTCAGACTACTACAAACTTTTGGCTGTGCTTGAGTCCCATTCTCTGAATCCGATCCCGACTCCTGGTTCCGTTTCGGGGGTAACAGTGAATTACCTGTCCTTGAGACGGCTTGCAGTCTGGCTCGCTGAACCCATGGTTAGGATGCGATTGATGGCAGTTCTAGTTGATGGGTGTCGATCTCTTAGAGGTGGAGCAATGGCTGGTGCAATACACGAGAGGGCACAGCATGGGGATCCATTGGTACAGGAGTTCATGGGTTGTCTCCTCCGGAGGGTCTGCTCACCTTTGTTTGAGATGGTCCGGAGTTGGGTCTTGGAGGGGGAGTTGGAGGATACATTTGCGGAGTTCTTCATACACGGCCAAGCTGTAAAGGCCGAGTCTCTATGGCGAGAAGGCTACCAAATCCAGTCTGCTATGCTTCCGTCTTTCATTTCTCCTGCTCTGGCACAAAGGATCTTGCGGACAGGAAAGTCCATCAATTTCCTCAGAGCTTGCTGTGAGGACAATGGTTGGGCTACCGCTGCTGCTGAAGCAGCAGCTCATGTTGGGACCACTACTAGGAGGGGTGGGCTTGTGTATGGGGAGCCAAATGCTTTAGAAGCACTTGTTGTCGAGGCAGCTAAGCGGATTGATCGTCATTTGATGGATGTGATTCACAAGCGGTATCGGTTCAAGGACCATTGTCTAGCAATCAAAAGGTACTTGCTTCTTGGTCAGGGAGACTTTGTGCAGTATTTGATGGATATTATAGGCCCAGAGCTGTCAGAACCAGCCAACACAATCAGCTCATTCCACTTGTCAGGGTTGCTAGAGATGGCAATCCGTGCATCCAATGCACAGTATGATGATTGGGATATTCTAGATCATTTGAAGGTAAAGATGATGGAGCATGGTGATGGTAATAGGGGATGGGATGTGTTCTCATTGGAGTATGATGCGACAGTGCCTCTGGACACAGTATTTACTGCATCTGTCATGAAGAAGTACCTCAAGATTTTTAACTTTCTATGGAAACTAAAACGGGTTGAGCACGCATTGATTGGAATATGGAAGATGATGAAACCAAATTCCATTATTTCTTGTATTTACACCGAAGAAGGTGCAGCCGTTAAGGCACAGTTTGTCGCTGTTCTACGAAGGTGCCAAGTACTGTGGAATGAAATGAACCATTTCGTGACAAACTTTCAGTACTATATAATGTTTGAGGTTCTTGAAGTTTCATGGGCACATTTCTCAGAAGAAATGGATGCTGCAAAAGATTTAGATGATCTTCTTGCTGCTCATGATAAGTATCTTAACTCAATTGTGGAGAAGTCTCTTCTAGGGGAGCAATCTCAGGGTCTTATTAGGATTCTGTTTGTTCTATTTGATCTTATACTGCGGCTTCGAACCCATGCAGAGAGGTGGTTTGAAAGCATCTTTCAGTTGCAGCTTAG AGGGAAGAGCAAATTAAAGACAAAACTGAAGGAGCCAGGTTCATATCCTGATGTGGGTAGAAAAGCCATAATGCAACTTGCTGGAGAATTTCTACAGCGCATGGGTGAAGACCTTGACAAGATTGCAAAAGAGTATTCAGCATCACTTGATGCTTTTATCTCTCAGTTGCCCATGCAACAACATGTTGATTTGAAGTTCCTTCTTTTTCGTCTAGACTTTACCGAATTTTATAGTCGGCTTTCCCCTAGCAAGTAA
- the LOC104000080 gene encoding probable anion transporter 6, with translation MRFPKRYAIILLTFICTSVCYIERIGFSIAYTAAADAIGVNQSSKGLILSTFYYGYVVSQVPGGWAAQYIGGRRVLLLSFVLWSLTCALVPLDANRMYIMVLSRLLVGVAQGFIFPSIHTILAQWVPPHERSRSVSLTTSGMYLGAAGGMLLLPSLVKYGGAQSVFLVEASLGVTWSVMWFRFASDPLRSEHPKAIAAGFGDSMLPVSTLKEKRIPSAGSIRSLGKIPWKRMIFSLPVWAIVVNNFTFHYALYVLMNWLPTYFELGLQLSLQEMGSSKMMPYLNMFIFSNIGGVLADYLITRRIFSVTKTRKLLNTVGFIVSALALMALPSFRNSRGTVLCSSVSLGFLALGRAGFAVNHMDVAPRYAGIVMGISNTAGTLAGIVGVGLTGRILEAAKKDDVDLSSSESWRSVFFIPGYLCIISSLIFLIFATGEKIFE, from the coding sequence atgaGATTTCCAAAGCGGTATGCTATTATTTTATTGACCTTCATCTGCACAAGTGTATGCTACATTGAGCGCATCGGATTCTCAATTGCTTATACGGCGGCTGCAGATGCAATCGGTGTGAATCAATCAAGCAAGGGCCTGATACTTTCGACATTCTATTATGGATACGTCGTGTCACAAGTGCCTGGAGGTTGGGCTGCACAGTACATTGGAGGAAGACGTGTTCTGCTTCTTTCGTTTGTGCTGTGGTCACTAACGTGTGCTTTGGTCCCATTAGATGCAAACAGAATGTATATAATGGTGCTCTCCCGCTTGCTCGTAGGGGTGGCACAAGGTTTTATATTTCCGTCCATTCACACAATTCTAGCACAATGGGTCCCTCCGCATGAGCGCTCTCGTTCTGTGTCTCTTACTACTTCAGGGATGTACCTAGGAGCAGCCGGTGGTATGCTCCTACTACCGAGTTTGGTGAAATACGGTGGGGCCCAGTCAGTTTTTCTGGTTGAAGCATCCTTGGGTGTCACATGGTCCGTTATGTGGTTCAGGTTTGCTAGCGACCCACTTCGTTCTGAGCATCCGAAAGCCATTGCTGCTGGTTTTGGAGATTCCATGTTACCAGTTTCAACTCTAAAAGAGAAGAGAATCCCGAGTGCTGGAAGCATACGGTCCCTCGGTAAAATCCCATGGAAGAGAATGATATTCAGCTTACCAGTCTGGGCAATTGTGGTCAACAACTTCACTTTCCACTATGCGCTCTATGTTCTTATGAACTGGTTGCCAACATACTTTGAACTGGGCCTTCAGCTCAGTCTTCAGGAGATGGGATCCTCCAAAATGATGCCATATCTAAACATGTTCATATTTTCAAACATAGGTGGAGTGTTAGCCGATTATTTGATTACGAGAAGGATCTTTTCGGTGACCAAGACACGTAAACTTCTCAACACCGTAGGTTTTATCGTTTCTGCCCTTGCTCTAATGGCCCTTCCATCATTTAGAAATTCCAGAGGAACCGTGCTCTGCTCCTCGGTTTCTCTTGGTTTCTTAGCACTCGGGAGAGCTGGATTTGCGGTAAACCACATGGATGTGGCTCCAAGATACGCAGGAATTGTCATGGGAATTTCCAACACTGCTGGGACCTTGGCTGGTATCGTTGGTGTCGGACTCACAGGAAGGATTCTAGAGGCAGCAAAGAAAGACGATGTGGATCTTTCAAGCTCCGAAAGTTGGAGAAGTGTGTTCTTTATTCCAGGTTATCTCTGCATAATTAGTTCtctcatatttttaatatttgcaACGGGGGAAAAAATTTTCGAGTAA